Proteins encoded by one window of Streptomyces clavuligerus:
- a CDS encoding ABC transporter permease — translation MRSWYHSWLAAIRIARRDAWRAKGRSLLVLAMLTLPIIGVSAADVTYRSSNLSTEAQLERQIGTADARVMDYDTGGEAVFQSPDNEETDRAKQYGENDELPTGPADITKALPAGAASLTDTYGSAKVHTKHGLLSTSVRELKSSDPMAGPIMPLLDGRYPTAPDEVAVTGLFLKNSGLKLGSTITVRQLERTYTIVGSYELPSELNTDQINALPGALLEPLRKALEKAELPSSTSSTSYLVKIDGGFTWNMVKEANQHGVTVTSRDVILDPPPDSEVPLFQKKGYQPGMTYQTMDEGALMVLATVVVMALLEICLLAGPAFAVGARRSRRQLGLVGANGGDRRHIRAIVLSGGLVLGAVAAVVGTVLGIALTYVARPWLEEYSGSRFDALELRPLELLGIALLAVLTGLAAALIPAVNASRQPVLASLTGRRGVRKSNRVLPTVGLIAVVLGAAAAFFGTTMSDGFLLIAGGSAIAELGVVAMTPALVGVFGRIGRFLPLSPRLALRDAVRNRGRTAPAVAAVLAAVAGTVAVATYAASMDAQSEAKYYPRLPYGTAALTLGSEGAAQHENAARAAVEKSFPVALRADVRRIAVGNPNCSVHGSYADNPGSCGESELLVPTANVCPIHAADPARPGESLEETFTAAERRKLVDSDWRCASRRGETYSEVNTLIGDASLLKVLKIDDPAAAKALAAGKAVVLDRRYLDAKNTIGIQLITDVAAANKAREKSQTPPGRVVKLPAYQLDSKAQGYGIQAIVPPAAAEAAKITTAPYGAYYTLDRLPRSEETQRLDAELARIGIEDFPFVESGFQSDNNVMMLALAVFAGLITIGAAGIATGLSQADAEADLKTLAAVGAPPRVRRTLSGFQCGVVAAMGVVLGSATGVVPAIGLVLADRRSQTTGWKESVAEGYADLADKPYVPIELPWLTLGVLVIAVPLGAALLAALVTRSRGALARREAS, via the coding sequence GTGAGGAGCTGGTACCACTCCTGGCTGGCGGCGATCCGTATCGCCCGCCGCGACGCCTGGCGCGCCAAGGGCCGCAGCCTGCTCGTCCTCGCGATGCTGACGCTGCCCATCATCGGCGTGAGCGCGGCGGACGTCACCTATCGCAGCTCCAACCTCTCCACCGAGGCGCAACTGGAGCGGCAGATCGGTACCGCCGACGCCCGGGTGATGGACTACGACACCGGCGGAGAGGCCGTCTTCCAGAGCCCGGACAACGAGGAGACGGACCGGGCCAAGCAGTACGGGGAGAACGACGAGCTGCCCACCGGTCCGGCCGACATCACCAAGGCGCTGCCCGCCGGTGCCGCCTCCCTGACCGACACCTACGGCTCCGCGAAGGTGCACACCAAGCACGGCCTGCTCAGCACCTCCGTCCGTGAGCTGAAGTCCTCCGACCCGATGGCCGGGCCGATCATGCCGCTGCTCGACGGCCGCTATCCCACCGCGCCCGACGAGGTCGCCGTGACGGGGCTCTTCCTCAAGAACAGCGGTCTGAAGCTGGGTTCCACGATCACCGTGCGCCAACTGGAGCGCACGTACACGATCGTCGGCTCGTACGAGCTGCCCTCCGAGCTGAACACCGACCAGATCAACGCCCTTCCGGGCGCCCTGCTCGAACCGCTCCGCAAGGCGCTGGAGAAGGCGGAGCTTCCGTCGAGCACGTCCAGCACCTCCTATCTGGTCAAGATCGACGGCGGTTTCACGTGGAACATGGTCAAGGAGGCCAACCAGCACGGAGTGACGGTCACGTCCCGTGACGTGATCCTCGACCCGCCGCCGGACTCCGAGGTCCCGCTCTTCCAGAAGAAGGGCTACCAGCCCGGCATGACCTACCAGACCATGGACGAGGGCGCCCTCATGGTCCTGGCCACCGTGGTCGTCATGGCCCTGCTGGAGATCTGTCTGCTCGCGGGTCCGGCCTTCGCCGTCGGGGCACGCCGCTCCCGCCGACAGCTCGGGCTGGTCGGCGCCAACGGCGGTGACCGCCGCCATATCCGCGCCATCGTGCTCTCCGGGGGTCTGGTGCTCGGCGCCGTGGCGGCCGTGGTGGGCACGGTGCTCGGCATCGCGCTGACCTACGTGGCACGGCCCTGGCTGGAGGAGTACTCCGGGAGCCGGTTCGACGCGCTGGAGCTGCGCCCCCTGGAACTCCTCGGCATCGCGCTGCTGGCCGTCCTCACCGGTCTCGCCGCGGCCCTGATCCCCGCCGTCAACGCCTCCCGTCAGCCCGTGCTGGCCTCCCTCACCGGCCGCCGGGGGGTCCGCAAGAGCAATCGGGTCCTGCCGACGGTCGGCCTGATCGCCGTCGTCCTGGGCGCCGCCGCCGCCTTCTTCGGTACGACGATGTCCGACGGTTTTCTGCTGATCGCGGGCGGCAGCGCCATCGCCGAGCTGGGTGTGGTCGCCATGACCCCGGCGCTCGTCGGAGTCTTCGGCCGGATCGGACGCTTTCTGCCGCTCTCGCCCCGGCTGGCGCTGCGGGACGCGGTCCGCAACCGGGGCCGTACGGCCCCGGCGGTGGCCGCCGTCCTGGCCGCCGTCGCCGGAACGGTCGCCGTGGCCACCTACGCGGCCAGCATGGACGCCCAGAGCGAGGCCAAGTACTACCCCCGGCTGCCCTACGGGACCGCCGCCCTGACGCTCGGCTCCGAAGGGGCCGCACAGCACGAGAACGCCGCCCGTGCGGCCGTGGAGAAGTCCTTCCCCGTCGCTCTGCGGGCCGATGTGCGACGGATCGCGGTCGGCAACCCGAACTGCTCGGTCCATGGGAGCTACGCGGACAACCCGGGGAGCTGCGGCGAGTCCGAACTGCTGGTGCCGACCGCCAATGTCTGCCCGATCCACGCCGCCGACCCGGCACGGCCCGGCGAGAGCCTTGAGGAGACGTTCACCGCCGCGGAGCGCCGCAAGCTGGTGGACAGCGACTGGCGGTGCGCGTCCCGGCGCGGAGAGACGTACTCGGAGGTCAACACGTTGATCGGTGACGCCTCGCTGTTGAAGGTGCTCAAGATCGACGATCCGGCCGCCGCGAAGGCCCTGGCCGCCGGAAAGGCCGTCGTGCTCGACCGGAGGTACCTGGACGCCAAGAACACCATCGGCATCCAGCTGATCACCGATGTCGCCGCCGCCAACAAGGCGCGGGAGAAGAGCCAGACCCCGCCCGGCAGGGTGGTGAAGCTCCCCGCGTACCAGCTCGACAGCAAGGCCCAGGGGTACGGAATCCAGGCGATCGTGCCGCCCGCCGCGGCCGAGGCCGCGAAGATCACCACGGCTCCCTACGGCGCCTACTACACCCTGGACCGCCTTCCCCGGAGCGAGGAGACCCAGCGGCTCGACGCCGAGCTGGCCCGTATCGGCATCGAGGACTTCCCGTTCGTCGAGAGCGGGTTCCAGAGCGACAACAACGTCATGATGCTGGCGCTGGCGGTCTTCGCCGGGCTGATCACCATCGGTGCCGCCGGTATCGCCACGGGCCTCTCCCAGGCGGACGCCGAAGCCGATCTGAAGACGCTGGCGGCGGTCGGCGCCCCGCCGAGGGTGCGCAGGACGCTCAGCGGCTTCCAGTGCGGGGTGGTGGCCGCGATGGGTGTGGTGCTCGGCTCGGCCACCGGAGTCGTCCCCGCGATCGGTCTCGTCCTCGCCGACCGGCGCAGCCAGACGACCGGCTGGAAGGAGAGCGTCGCAGAGGGGTACGCCGACCTCGCCGACAAGCCCTATGTGCCGATCGAGCTGCCCTGGCTGACCCTGGGGGTGCTGGTGATCGCCGTCCCACTGGGCGCGGCCCTGCTGGCGGCACTGGTGACCCGCTCCCGGGGCGCCCTGGCCCGCCGCGAGGCGTCCTGA